In Malassezia vespertilionis chromosome 4, complete sequence, the DNA window gcgttcTGTGCGTcatgcgcggtgcagggTACTTCTGTTTCCTTGCCCATCTCCTTCTCCTGTGcatcctgcagcgcaacatACGTATCCACCGCACGCTGGAATTCGGTACGCATCGTCGAAGCTTCAGcggccggcggcgcgtccgCCGCCTCCGTGTCCGCAGGCACGGACGCTTCGGAGGACGCCCGTTCCTCCATTCGCGccgatttgcgcgctgcgtgtaCGGGCGACGCGGTACGTTTGCGCGTGTCCTCGCCTGCATCGCCCCCTCTAAATGGCCCATGCACTTCCAAGACGCCCCGTGTCGGTGCGTACATCTCGTCCAAAGCCTCCCGCATCGcttccagcagcgcgctttggTCGTGCAAATAGATTGTCCGCTTATCTGGGCTCACATTCACGTCGTATGCATGTGTATCGAGCACAACATCTGCAATAACACACGGATACTGCGTCGCATTGTACATCCTGTACACTTGGTTGCATATCTGTGCCATTCTGCCGGTGTCCCATGGGCGTCCATTGATGTAGAAGTACTGCCGGTCCCCACTGCTGCGCCCCGACCCAATGGTCGGCTTGGAAATGAAGCCTTTGATATGGACACGCTGCCCAGCCAGGTCCACGTCCAGGGCCATGGGCATCATGTgggccgtcgcgcgcggcccaaacagcgccgcgatgtTTGCCTGCAAGGAGGCCGAGCGCAGATTCAGCTGCGATACGCGTTTTCCACTCTGCAGCGTCACATACGATGCCCAGCGCACTCCTTTCGACACGAGTGCATAGGTCTGGAGCATCGCATACGTCTTGTTGTACTCGCGCTTGATGTTTTTTTCCAACTCGCGACGCCGCACCGGCAGCCGCGTCAGCAAGTCAGACACGCTCACCGTCGTTccgcgctgccgcgccatACGCTTCTCACTGCCCACCAGCTCCCCATTTTCGTTAAAGTCTAGCACGGTGCCCATCGGCGCGTCTTGGTCCGTCGCAGTGAGCACAGAGACGCTGCTTACAGAGCACAAGGaagcgagcgcctcgccgcggAAACCAAACGTGGCGACACTGCCGAGGTCCTCGAATGACGCGATCTTGGATGTatggtgcttgcgcgcgagagaTACATAGTCTGTACGCGCAATTCCACTGCCATTGTCCACCACCTCGATCCCTTCCAGTCCGTATTCTTTGAAGCGCACCTCGatgctcgtcgcgccagcGTCCAGTGCATTTTCTACTAGCTCTTTTACTGCCGCACGCATATCAGGGACTACTTGTGCACCCGCAATCCGCAGTACATCGCTCCGAGCGAGTGGCACGATCGGCATGGTCGTGGCGCAAACACCGTGCGgggccgtgcgcgcttAGCTAAGATTCACCACCATGGGCAGGGACCaagcggtgctgcgcgtgccgaTGGAAGTGTGGGAGCGCATCCTACTTCTTCTTGATCCCGAAGAAGTGGTGCATGTGCGCCAGGTACGCTACCGCTATACTCACCGTaggcgtcgcgcgcaatgtacCAAGCCGGGACATCGTTTTCCTTgtggcgctgctttgccGCGCAGAATGCACAGTTTCCAATCCCCGCCGTGCCGCACGTCCCGATTGCACAGcaggagcgtgcgctggagcacGCGGTCCTCAAGGCGCGGCACCTTACCAAATGCTGGGCGACGCCGGGCTGCATACCCCACCGCGCGATTCGTT includes these proteins:
- the PMS1 gene encoding ATP-binding mismatch repair protein (COG:L; BUSCO:EOG0926213Z; EggNog:ENOG503NV9D) is translated as MPIVPLARSDVLRIAGAQVVPDMRAAVKELVENALDAGATSIEVRFKEYGLEGIEVVDNGSGIARTDYVSLARKHHTSKIASFEDLGSVATFGFRGEALASLCSVSSVSVLTATDQDAPMGTVLDFNENGELVGSEKRMARQRGTTVSVSDLLTRLPVRRRELEKNIKREYNKTYAMLQTYALVSKGVRWASYVTLQSGKRVSQLNLRSASLQANIAALFGPRATAHMMPMALDVDLAGQRVHIKGFISKPTIGSGRSSGDRQYFYINGRPWDTGRMAQICNQVYRMYNATQYPCVIADVVLDTHAYDVNVSPDKRTIYLHDQSALLEAMREALDEMYAPTRGVLEVHGPFRGGDAGEDTRKRTASPVHAARKSARMEERASSEASVPADTEAADAPPAAEASTMRTEFQRAVDTYVALQDAQEKEMGKETEVPCTAHDAQNAAQASHMDTQASRVDMENERVSERRQPMQQHEAHRTRDSSMSPSSTEASELEYEERVCIAKRENTRPSHTAPPMDITYAESEMELEGTPAADLISNCSGHEANFISDRSSPPITDHAASIRPPQHTLTLDMHDLALRIQARTRTSSLHPTLPSTALDHAGFSERDMDTAAHALERVIQKKDFGAMQIVGQFNLGFIIARRLQHTASTAMDDLFIIDQHAADEKYNYERLQASTQIQSQPLLLPQLLELAPTDELIAAEYEAWLQRNGFAVRIDQDAPPGARVHLLTKPISKDIVFDVHDFEELIAKLRDSPRHARCSKVRDMFASRACRKSIMVGSALDARQMRLVVHHMGEIEQPWNCPHGRPTIRHLVSLSHAPHIASYTQRPVAWHAVDAR